The Breoghania sp. genome has a segment encoding these proteins:
- a CDS encoding MarR family transcriptional regulator codes for MIPEAPDRTITFLLSDIARLIRQHFAEGLNDAGLGLTLGEARTLAFVRRLPGRRQSVIAEYLGVEPMTLVGFLDKLEKAGLVVRETDPVDRRAKRITATPAAAPTIARLDAMVGQIRKTAVAGLSEAEIEQAVRLLETLQKNLSGGADASAVAKESDA; via the coding sequence ATGATCCCCGAGGCTCCCGACCGGACCATAACCTTCCTGCTCAGCGACATCGCGCGTCTCATCCGCCAGCACTTTGCGGAAGGGCTGAATGATGCCGGCCTGGGCCTGACCCTGGGCGAGGCGCGCACACTTGCGTTCGTGCGGCGACTGCCCGGACGCCGACAAAGCGTGATCGCCGAATATCTCGGCGTCGAGCCCATGACGCTGGTTGGCTTCCTCGACAAACTGGAAAAGGCGGGGCTGGTCGTGCGCGAAACCGATCCGGTGGATCGCCGCGCCAAGCGCATCACCGCGACGCCCGCCGCCGCGCCGACAATCGCCAGGCTCGACGCCATGGTCGGACAGATCCGCAAGACAGCGGTTGCCGGACTTTCAGAGGCCGAAATCGAGCAGGCAGTCCGGTTGTTGGAAACCTTGCAGAAAAACCTGAGCGGCGGCGCCGACGCGTCCGCCGT
- the typA gene encoding translational GTPase TypA encodes MKLRNIAIIAHVDHGKTTLIDVLLKQSGSFRENQRTEERMMDSNDLERERGITILAKVTSLMWNDTRINIVDTPGHADFGGEVERILHMVDGVIILVDASEGPMPQTKFVLAKALKLGLKPIVAINKIDKPDQRAEEVLDEIFDLFAALDANEEQLDFPVLYGSAKQGWMSLETEKPAEPSMAPLFDMVLDRVAPPAAEDGSFRMLVTTIQPNQFLGRILTGRVVSGTAVPNMAIKALSMDGKTVETGRISKVLSFRGLEREAVDKAEAGDIISIAGMQTATVADTLCAPDVTEPLKAQPIDPPTLSMTFRVNNGPLAGNDGDKVQSRVIRERLLAEAEGNVALKIEDSNEADAFIVSGRGELQLAILIENMRREGFELCVGRPRVVYQQDEAGNTLEPIEEVIIDVDEEFSGAVVQKLSERKADLIEMRPSGGDRTRLVFHAPTRGLIGYQSELLSDTRGTAIFNRLFHGYAPYKGDIPSRNTGVLISNSNGESVAFALFNLEDRGPMLIDAGVKVYEGMIIGEHTRGNDLEVNPIKGKQLTNMRASGKDEAVKLTTPIRLSLEAALSYIADDELVEVTPKTIRLRKAILDPNDRKKAARAKKAAA; translated from the coding sequence ATGAAACTGCGCAATATCGCCATCATCGCGCACGTCGACCATGGCAAGACTACTCTGATCGACGTTCTGCTCAAGCAATCCGGTTCTTTCCGCGAAAACCAGCGGACGGAAGAGCGGATGATGGATTCCAACGACCTGGAGCGTGAGCGCGGCATCACCATCCTTGCGAAGGTGACATCGCTGATGTGGAACGACACCCGCATCAACATCGTCGACACGCCGGGCCACGCCGATTTCGGCGGCGAGGTGGAACGCATCCTGCACATGGTTGACGGCGTGATCATTCTGGTCGACGCATCGGAAGGCCCGATGCCGCAGACCAAGTTCGTTCTCGCCAAGGCTCTGAAGCTGGGCCTGAAGCCGATTGTGGCGATCAACAAGATCGACAAGCCGGACCAGCGCGCAGAAGAGGTGCTGGACGAGATCTTCGACCTGTTCGCCGCGCTGGACGCGAATGAGGAGCAGCTCGACTTCCCGGTTCTTTACGGTTCGGCCAAGCAGGGCTGGATGTCGCTGGAGACGGAGAAGCCGGCCGAGCCCTCCATGGCGCCGCTGTTCGATATGGTGCTGGACCGCGTCGCGCCGCCGGCTGCGGAGGACGGATCGTTCCGCATGCTCGTGACGACCATTCAGCCGAACCAGTTTCTCGGCCGCATCCTGACCGGTCGCGTCGTGTCGGGAACGGCCGTGCCGAACATGGCGATCAAGGCCTTGTCGATGGACGGCAAGACCGTCGAGACCGGGCGCATCTCCAAGGTGCTTTCGTTCCGTGGTCTGGAGCGCGAGGCGGTGGACAAGGCGGAAGCCGGCGACATCATCTCCATCGCCGGCATGCAGACCGCGACGGTTGCGGACACGCTGTGCGCACCCGATGTCACCGAGCCCCTCAAGGCCCAGCCGATCGATCCGCCGACCCTGTCGATGACGTTCCGCGTCAACAATGGTCCTCTTGCGGGCAATGATGGCGACAAGGTGCAAAGCCGCGTCATCCGTGAACGCCTGCTGGCGGAGGCGGAAGGCAACGTCGCACTCAAGATCGAGGATTCCAACGAGGCGGATGCCTTCATCGTGTCGGGGCGTGGTGAGCTTCAGCTCGCCATCCTGATCGAGAATATGCGCCGCGAGGGATTCGAGCTCTGCGTCGGTCGTCCGCGCGTGGTTTACCAGCAAGACGAGGCCGGCAACACGCTGGAGCCGATCGAAGAGGTCATCATCGACGTCGACGAGGAGTTTTCCGGCGCGGTCGTGCAGAAGCTCTCCGAGCGCAAGGCCGATCTCATCGAGATGCGTCCCTCGGGCGGCGATCGCACCCGTCTCGTCTTCCATGCGCCGACGCGCGGCCTTATCGGCTACCAGTCGGAGCTCTTGTCGGACACCCGCGGCACGGCGATCTTCAACCGCCTCTTCCACGGGTACGCGCCTTACAAAGGCGATATTCCGAGCCGCAACACCGGCGTTCTGATTTCCAATTCCAACGGCGAATCGGTCGCGTTCGCGCTGTTCAACCTTGAAGACCGCGGTCCGATGCTGATCGATGCCGGCGTCAAGGTCTATGAAGGCATGATCATCGGTGAACACACCCGCGGTAACGACCTTGAGGTCAATCCGATCAAGGGCAAGCAGCTCACCAACATGCGTGCGTCCGGCAAGGACGAGGCGGTGAAACTGACAACCCCGATCCGGCTTTCGCTGGAAGCGGCGCTGTCCTACATCGCCGATGACGAACTGGTGGAAGTGACGCCGAAGACCATCCGTCTGCGCAAGGCGATCCTCGATCCCAATGACCGCAAGAAGGCCGCGCGCGCGAAGAAGGCTGCGGCCTGA
- a CDS encoding heavy metal translocating P-type ATPase, which produces MSTHAADKPSGAEPGSVSRPQDSRSVQLDITGMTCAACATRVEKLLSRVAGVDTASVNLALERADLAVNDTVALETLVAAVEKGGYHAYPRAANAEKRRQEREEREAAAHREERRAFSIFLLSLILSAPLVAQMIAMTAGLQFHLTPMVELLLATPVQIIAGMRFYRGAFKALRGGSANMDVLVALGTSAAFFYSLYHVITMGPAATGHLYFEASAVILTLIVFGKLLEARARRSTTAAVRSLMALRPDSATRLTATGSEVVPVSALRVGDLVLVKPGEKVPVDGVIREGASEMDEALITGESLPVLRSEGDTVTAGTINGSSALSVEATALGEDTTLARIIRLVENAQTGKAPVQRLVDRVSAIFVPTVVAIAALTFAGWMVFDGTFEHALIAAVSVLVIACPCALGLATPTALVAGTGAAARSGILVKDIQALEVAVHVDTVVFDKTGTLTEGRPQVTDILAFDGNSDRLLRIAASAQTASEHPLAGAMVRAAQERGLELARPTQFEAHTGRGLVAHIAGQKVMIGNAALLDEFGIDHFTADNMRRDLENRGRTSVMVAIAGRTVGVIAMADQPRAGAKEAIERLKAMGIRTLMLTGDSPAVARTIAGGLGLDDVEAGVPPDGKAAHIEALRKAGGTVAMVGDGLNDAPALASADIGIAMGSGTDVALETAGITLMRSDPRMVSSALEVSKATVAKIRQNLFWAFVYNVVGIPLAAIGLLSPAIAGAAMAMSSVSVVTNAGLLRRWKARV; this is translated from the coding sequence ATGAGTACCCACGCCGCAGACAAGCCTTCAGGCGCCGAGCCCGGATCCGTCTCCCGCCCGCAGGACTCCCGCTCCGTGCAACTCGATATCACCGGCATGACCTGCGCGGCCTGCGCGACACGGGTGGAGAAGCTTCTGAGCCGCGTTGCGGGCGTCGATACGGCGAGCGTCAATCTGGCGCTGGAGCGTGCGGATCTGGCCGTCAACGACACTGTGGCGCTGGAGACGCTGGTCGCGGCGGTGGAGAAGGGGGGCTATCACGCCTATCCGCGCGCCGCCAACGCGGAAAAACGCCGTCAGGAGCGCGAAGAGCGTGAAGCGGCGGCGCACAGGGAAGAACGCCGCGCTTTCTCGATATTCCTGCTGTCCCTCATTCTCAGTGCACCGCTGGTCGCTCAGATGATCGCCATGACGGCCGGGCTTCAGTTCCACCTGACGCCGATGGTCGAGCTGCTTCTGGCCACGCCCGTCCAGATCATCGCGGGCATGCGTTTCTATCGTGGAGCGTTCAAGGCGCTCAGGGGCGGCAGTGCAAACATGGATGTGCTGGTGGCCCTCGGCACCTCCGCCGCCTTCTTCTATTCGCTCTATCATGTGATCACGATGGGACCTGCAGCTACCGGGCATCTCTATTTCGAGGCATCCGCCGTCATCCTGACGTTGATTGTTTTCGGCAAGCTGCTGGAAGCCCGCGCGCGGCGGTCCACCACCGCGGCGGTGCGCTCGCTGATGGCCTTGCGACCGGACAGCGCCACCCGGCTGACCGCCACCGGCAGCGAGGTCGTGCCGGTGTCCGCGTTGCGGGTCGGCGATCTGGTTCTGGTCAAACCGGGTGAAAAGGTCCCGGTGGATGGCGTGATCCGCGAGGGGGCGAGCGAGATGGACGAGGCGCTCATCACCGGTGAGAGCCTGCCGGTTCTGCGGTCTGAGGGCGATACCGTCACCGCGGGCACGATCAACGGATCCAGCGCGCTGAGCGTGGAGGCGACGGCTCTTGGCGAGGACACGACCCTTGCGCGGATCATCCGCCTTGTCGAAAACGCCCAGACCGGAAAGGCTCCGGTGCAGCGGCTGGTGGACAGGGTTTCCGCCATCTTCGTGCCGACTGTCGTCGCCATCGCGGCGCTGACCTTTGCAGGCTGGATGGTGTTTGACGGCACTTTCGAACATGCCTTGATAGCAGCCGTCTCGGTGCTGGTGATTGCCTGCCCCTGCGCGCTGGGTCTTGCCACGCCAACGGCGCTGGTGGCGGGAACGGGCGCGGCGGCGCGCTCCGGCATTCTCGTGAAGGACATTCAGGCGCTGGAAGTGGCCGTCCATGTGGATACGGTTGTCTTCGACAAGACCGGGACGCTGACGGAAGGGCGTCCGCAGGTGACCGATATTCTCGCATTTGATGGCAATTCCGATCGGCTGCTTCGCATCGCCGCCTCCGCCCAGACGGCCAGCGAGCACCCGCTTGCCGGAGCCATGGTGCGCGCGGCTCAGGAACGCGGTCTGGAGCTGGCCCGTCCCACGCAGTTCGAAGCGCATACCGGGCGCGGGCTTGTCGCGCACATTGCGGGCCAGAAGGTGATGATCGGCAATGCCGCGCTGCTCGATGAATTCGGGATCGATCATTTTACCGCGGACAACATGCGCCGGGATCTGGAGAACAGGGGTCGCACCAGCGTGATGGTGGCCATTGCCGGACGCACCGTCGGCGTGATCGCCATGGCAGATCAGCCGCGCGCGGGGGCGAAAGAAGCGATTGAACGGCTCAAGGCGATGGGCATCCGCACGCTGATGCTGACCGGCGACAGCCCGGCCGTGGCGCGCACCATTGCCGGCGGCCTGGGGCTCGACGATGTGGAAGCAGGCGTTCCGCCCGATGGCAAGGCGGCGCACATCGAGGCCTTGCGCAAGGCGGGCGGCACGGTGGCCATGGTCGGCGACGGGCTCAATGATGCCCCGGCGCTGGCATCGGCCGATATCGGCATCGCGATGGGGTCGGGCACGGATGTTGCGCTGGAGACGGCGGGCATCACGCTGATGCGGTCCGATCCGCGCATGGTTTCAAGCGCGCTGGAGGTTTCCAAGGCGACCGTCGCCAAGATCCGCCAGAACCTCTTCTGGGCCTTCGTCTACAATGTGGTGGGTATTCCGCTGGCCGCGATCGGACTGTTGTCTCCGGCCATCGCCGGGGCCGCAATGGCGATGAGTTCGGTGTCCGTTGTCACCAACGCGGGCTTGCTTCGGCGTTGGAAGGCGCGGGTTTGA
- a CDS encoding YkvA family protein, giving the protein MTRTYPLDGEILGPDDPTTLRGRERLDGKAKRVRKSFFKTVRKALGQIPFMEDVIAAYYCAFDPKTPVKVRATLLGALAYFVLPLDAVPDLILGVGFADDASVLMAAIALVTTSIREEHRVAARKVLAELRR; this is encoded by the coding sequence ATGACCCGCACCTATCCGCTTGACGGCGAAATCCTTGGCCCGGACGATCCCACGACCCTGCGCGGTCGCGAGAGGCTCGACGGCAAGGCGAAGCGGGTGCGCAAATCGTTCTTCAAGACGGTGCGCAAGGCCCTTGGCCAGATCCCGTTCATGGAGGATGTGATCGCGGCCTATTACTGCGCCTTCGATCCGAAGACCCCGGTCAAGGTGCGCGCCACGCTGCTGGGCGCGCTGGCCTATTTCGTTCTGCCGCTCGATGCCGTGCCGGATCTCATCCTCGGCGTCGGCTTTGCGGACGATGCAAGCGTGTTGATGGCTGCCATCGCACTGGTGACCACCTCCATCCGCGAGGAACACCGCGTGGCGGCCCGCAAGGTGCTGGCGGAGTTGAGACGCTAG
- a CDS encoding DUF1737 domain-containing protein, which yields MKLYRFITGPDDSAFCHRVTQALNKGWELSGSPTLTFDPVKGRTICGQAVTKEVDGVDYSPEIKLGEY from the coding sequence ATGAAACTCTACCGCTTCATCACCGGCCCGGATGACTCCGCCTTCTGTCACCGGGTCACGCAGGCACTGAACAAGGGCTGGGAGCTCTCCGGCTCCCCGACCCTCACCTTCGATCCGGTCAAGGGCCGGACGATCTGCGGCCAGGCGGTGACGAAGGAAGTCGACGGTGTGGACTATTCGCCAGAAATAAAGCTCGGGGAGTACTGA
- a CDS encoding CoA ester lyase, protein MTFRPRRSVLYMPGSNARALEKAKTLPADCLILDLEDAVAPDAKETARDQVAAAVRQGGYGPREVVIRINGLTTPWGEDDLKAAAAANPDAILIPKVSALQDLAGIEGMLQQAGAAPDLALWAMMETPLAMLNAGTIAAAFTDTCPRLAAFVMGTNDLAKETGARLVEGRAPMLPWLMTCLAAARAYRLDILDGVYNDFGNAEGFAAECRQGVELGMNGKTLIHPKQIEPCNAAFSATAEEVERARAIIAAFDLPENAGKGTIQLDGRMVERLHADMARRTVAIADAIAARAS, encoded by the coding sequence ATGACTTTCCGACCGCGCCGTTCAGTGCTCTACATGCCGGGCTCCAACGCCCGCGCCCTCGAAAAGGCGAAGACACTTCCAGCCGATTGCCTCATTCTCGATCTTGAGGATGCGGTTGCGCCCGATGCAAAGGAGACGGCCCGCGACCAGGTCGCCGCGGCCGTCAGGCAGGGCGGCTACGGCCCACGCGAGGTCGTTATCCGCATCAACGGACTGACAACCCCCTGGGGCGAAGACGACCTGAAGGCGGCGGCGGCGGCGAACCCAGACGCGATCCTGATCCCGAAAGTCTCCGCCCTTCAGGATCTGGCCGGGATTGAGGGCATGCTGCAACAGGCGGGCGCTGCGCCGGATCTGGCCCTGTGGGCGATGATGGAAACGCCGCTCGCCATGCTCAATGCCGGGACAATTGCGGCGGCATTCACCGATACCTGCCCGCGCCTTGCGGCCTTCGTCATGGGCACGAACGACCTTGCCAAGGAGACAGGCGCGCGGCTTGTTGAAGGCCGGGCGCCCATGCTGCCCTGGTTGATGACCTGCCTCGCGGCAGCCCGCGCCTACCGCCTCGATATCCTGGACGGCGTCTATAATGACTTCGGCAATGCGGAGGGCTTTGCCGCGGAATGCCGACAGGGGGTCGAACTCGGCATGAACGGCAAGACGCTGATCCATCCCAAGCAGATCGAGCCCTGCAACGCAGCCTTCTCCGCCACAGCGGAAGAGGTGGAGCGCGCACGCGCCATCATCGCGGCCTTCGATCTTCCGGAAAACGCAGGCAAGGGCACCATTCAGCTTGACGGACGCATGGTGGAACGTCTCCATGCGGACATGGCGCGGCGGACGGTTGCGATCGCCGATGCGATTGCCGCGCGCGCAAGCTGA
- a CDS encoding DUF2892 domain-containing protein — MAAFSTNMGSAERIARIVVGIALLAFALMGPADITWKWVGWIGIVPVVTALVGWCPLYTVLGINTKG, encoded by the coding sequence ATGGCTGCATTTTCGACCAACATGGGATCTGCGGAACGTATTGCCCGCATCGTCGTCGGCATCGCGCTTTTGGCTTTTGCGCTGATGGGTCCTGCGGACATCACCTGGAAGTGGGTGGGCTGGATCGGGATTGTCCCGGTTGTCACCGCGCTTGTCGGCTGGTGCCCGCTCTACACGGTCCTCGGCATCAACACCAAGGGCTGA
- a CDS encoding cyclic nucleotide-binding domain-containing protein, giving the protein MSLARDIPLLRQVPLLGEFSDEQLRLLAFSAENVVANEGEVIFREGERSDASYVIVSGKVVLRGGEKGKEDLATVGPGTLLGEMALFIETTRPNTAVPLERTEMIRIRRALFKRMLQEYPDIAQAMHHGLAGRLKATTDQLVKVADTLDELNIVPLDGKRG; this is encoded by the coding sequence ATGAGCCTTGCCCGCGATATTCCGCTGCTGCGCCAGGTGCCCCTTCTGGGCGAGTTTTCCGACGAGCAATTGCGGCTTCTGGCCTTCTCCGCTGAAAACGTCGTCGCCAATGAGGGCGAAGTGATCTTTCGCGAAGGCGAAAGGTCGGATGCCAGCTACGTGATTGTCAGCGGCAAGGTGGTCCTGCGCGGCGGCGAAAAGGGCAAGGAAGACCTGGCCACAGTCGGCCCCGGCACCCTTCTGGGCGAAATGGCGCTTTTCATCGAGACAACGCGTCCCAACACCGCAGTCCCCCTTGAACGCACGGAGATGATCCGCATCCGCCGCGCGCTCTTCAAGCGGATGCTGCAGGAATACCCCGATATCGCCCAAGCCATGCACCATGGACTGGCCGGGCGCCTCAAGGCCACAACCGACCAGCTGGTGAAGGTGGCCGACACGCTCGATGAATTGAACATCGTGCCGCTTGACGGCAAACGCGGCTGA